AAAAATGAGTGGGTGGAGGATAAGGGAGTTGAACCCTCGACCTCCTGAATGCCATTCAGGCGCTCTAGCCAACTGAGCTAATCCCCCATTGTTACCGAAAGGAATGCCAAGTATCGCCGTTCCGGAAAATTAGTCAATATTATTTGTCCTGGACTTTCCCCTTTTTCCCCTTTCTCCCGCCAGCTCATTCATATGTTTTTACTTTCCGGCGAGCTTTATATCTGTTAATTTGCCGGCATCTTCATGAGCATGCGCAATACAGTTTTATTTCTGATTGCCGCGGGACTGCTTGCCGCCGCCGGCTGCCGGCCGACGTTTGCGCCCGTCAAGCAGGTTTTAGCGCCGGGCGAAACCGCGCATTTTGTCCCCAATAAGCACAAAATGATTGCGCTCACCTTTGACGACGGCCCCAATGGCGCCGCCACCGAACAGATTTTAAACGCGCTCAGGGAAAGCAGCGTGAAGGCATCTTTTTTCATCCTCGGCGCCAACGCGGAACGCCATCCGCAGTTGGCGCGGCGCATAGCAGCCGAAGGCCATTTAATCGGCAATCATACCCAGCGCCATTCCCGTTTTGATCTGATAACCAAAGCCGAAATTGAGAAAGACATTGCCGACGGAAACAAAACGATTGAAATGATAACCGGCGTCCGGCCGCGCTGGTTTCGCCCTCCTTTCGGCATTAACGGCCGCGGGCTGGCGGAGGCCTGCCGAAGACATGGGCTGAGAATAGCCGGCTGGTCGCTGGATGCCAATGACTGGAATCCGCATCCGGTTGAAGAACTCGTGGATGCCATTGTCAGCCGGACCGTGGCCGGCGATATTATCCTTCTGCATGACGGCTGGGAAACAAACCCCGGCGCCGACCGGCGGCGAACGGCGGCGGCGGCGTCTTTAATCCTGGATAAGCTCAAGGCCGCTGGGTTTGTTTTTGTAACTTTGCCGGAATTACTGCGCCACGCCGGCCCGCCCGCCGCCGTTTTTGAAAACGGGGTTTGCTTGCTGGGCATGCAGGTTCCCCGGGACGGGATTTATGCGGGCGACAGGTTTGCGGCGCGCTATTTCTGGGATGTGCCCGCAAATTACAGGGCGGACGCCCCGAAAGCCTTTGTGCATTTCTCGCGCCCCGGCCAAAGCTTTCTTTTTCAGGACGACCATTTCCTTCACCCGCCGGGGGACGTGCGCGATCTGGTCGTGCGCAACATTATCCATGTGCCCGGCAACGCACCGGCCGGCCGATACGAAATTAACATCGGCCTGTTTTATCCGGACAAGCCGGAGGGCCGGAACCGTCTGAAGGCGCGTTCCGGATTTCCGCAAAGCAAACGGGCGGTCCACATGCCAACCGCGCTGAACATTGCGCCGGCGGAACACAAACCGAATCAAGGACCCTGACTTCATGGCCGACCCGGAACACAAAGACGCGGAAAAGACGGTTTCCGTGGCAATTGTCAACTTTAACGGCCGCGCAACTTTGCCGGCCGTGCTGGAATCAATTTTCGCGCAAAAAAGCATCCGCCTGGACGAGGTAAGACTGCTGGACAACAATTCCGGCGACGGCTCGGTTGAATTTGTGCGGTCCGCATTCCCAACGGTTGACGTTGTCAGATTGGCGGAGAACCGCGGGCCGAATCCGGCGCGGAACGAAGGTTTGCGGCGGGCGGCAAGCGATTATGTTCTTGTCATGGACAACGACATCGTGCTCGCGCCCGATTATGTCGCCGGCCTGATGCGGGCGCATGCGCTTGATCCGGCCGCGGGCGCGGTTACCGGCCAGATCAGGTTTCAGGACCGCCCCGATACGGTCCAATATAACGGAACTTACATTCATTACGCGGGCGAGATAATGCTTAACCGGCGGGAATCGGCGCAACCGCTGCGCGTGGGATGCGTTTCCGCCGGCGCGGTTTTGCTTGACCGGCGCAAGGTTTTTCTGGCGGGAGGATTTGACGAGGATTTTTTCATCGGATGGGAGGACGGCGATTTGACCTTCCGCCTGGCGCTGGCCGGTTACCCGTGTTATGCCGTTTCCCGGGCGGTTTGTTTCCACATCCGGCGCGCGCGGAACCAGAAATGGGCGCGTTACCAGACCAGGAACCGCTGGTGGTTTATCGGCAAGAATTACGACGCGCGCACTTTTTTCCTGGCCCTGCCGGCAACGCTTCTGCTGCAAGTCTGCGCCGGTCTCTTCTTCCTTTTCAAGGGAAAATTCGGCGCATTTTGCCGCGGCACATGGGATGCATTGCGCAGTCTGCCTGCTCTCATGCGGAAAAGGAAAGCCGTGCAGTCCATAAAAAAAGTCGGCGATGCTTTCCTGCTCCGCGGCGACAGAATTGATTTGCCGGGGGGATTGGGCGATTCCGGCCCGGGCCGGGCGCTAAATGCGGCTTTCAGCCTGCTCTTCCGCTGTTACTGGCTACTGATCCGCCCTTTTCTGAAAAAGGACATTGTTCCGCCAATTATCCCGGAATGAACGCCGCCGGCCGCGGCGTCTGCGGATAACGCGCGCGGATACGGCCGATCCTTTTTTGCGCATCATTGCCCGTCAGACACGGATGAGACTCATGAATTCGGCGGCGCGCCGGCGCAAACCGGAGCGCGTGGCGGAAACCAGCTTGTCAACGCTGAAGGATTCAACCGCGAACGAGGCCGCGATTGTTCCGTAAATCATGGCGCGGCGCAGGGCCGAGTCGGAAACATCGCGGTGGGCCGCGAGCCATCCGATCAATCCGCCGGCAAAAGCATCGCCCGCGCCGGTCGGATCAACGACTTTTTCCACTGGGAAGGCCGACAGCAGAAAAAAGCCGCTTTTTGAGGCAAGCATGCTGCCGTGCTCGCCCTTTTTAATAATCAGATAACGCGGGCCGAGCTTTAACAGTTTGCGCGCGGCGGCAACAAGATGTTTTTCGCCGGAAAGATGCCGCGCCTCGGAATCGTTCAACAGCAACAGGTCAACTTTTTTAATCAGTTTTAAAAGGTCTGCGCGGGCAGTGTTGATCCAGAGGTCCATGGTGTCGGCCATGACAAACCGCGGAGAATCAACCTGCGCCATGACATGCGCCTGGAGTGCCGGGGCAATGTTCGCCAGGAATACGAAGGGACTGGCCTTGTACGTTTCCGGCAATTCCGGCATGAAAGAGGCAAACACGTTCAGTTTTGTGGAGAGCGTGCGGCGATTGTTGAAATCCTCTTCATATACTCCCGACCAGCGGAAGGTTTTTCCCCGGGCAAATTGCAGTCCAACCAGGTCAATGCCGGCTTTTTTAAGCGTATTCATGGAAACGCGCGAAAAGTCATCGCCGGCCACGGCCACCATGCCGCATTTCGCAAAAAAAGACGCCGCGGCGCAGGCAAAGCTGGCGGAGCCGCCCAGGGCGTTTTTGCGCGCCGCAAACGGCGTGGCAATATCGTCATAAGCAAGCGAACCGACAATCACTATTTGCGGTTTAACACTCATTCTTGATTTTTTGTTTCCAGCAGGCCCAGCTGGTCCTGAAAGACGCTCGGCGCATGGCGGTAAAGTTCCCGGAGCATTGCCGCGCAGGCCCGCCTGATTTCCCACTGGGCCTGCGGCGCGCAGCGCACTGCGAAAATATGCCGGAATTCCCGAAAATTGGCGCTGATAACGATTTCGCTCGCGCAGGCGTTCGGCAGAACAAACCGGGCATCCTCTTTTTTAAGGCCGTGCGCCCGCCATTTGACGTACATGGCGCGGATAGATTCCATATCGGCCTGGAATTCCGCGCGCTGTCCATCCGGCACCGCCGGCGGAATGACGCAAGAAAAAGTTTTTTCGTCCACGTAACGCTGGCTCTGCTGTGAAACCGACATGAGCCGGTGCCGGACAAGCTGATGCGTCATGGCGCGCGAACAGCCGAGGATATGAAAAGTGGCGAAGGCGTGTTCCAGGGGCGATTCATGCCCCATGGCGATGAGTTTTGCGATCAATTTTGCGGCGCTGCCGGGCGCCCTTTTCTCCGCGCTCCGGTAGCAGACCCGCCCGGCAAACTCAATCACTTCCTCAGCGCGGGGGGTAACGGCCAGCAGTTCAATTTTCACGAGGCCGCCTTGAACCGGCATTTCATGTTTTTTTGTCTCCATGGAATAAATGACATATTATGCAATCCGCCGGGCTTGTCCAGCGCGGTTTTTCGTTTTCCATTATTTTTTGACCTGAATTTTTTTGCATGTTACATGCAAAATTCGGGTTTGACAAAAATGCTCTTTTTTGCATAAATTATTAATTCTGCCGGATGATTTCGGGAAAATCATGGTGGGCCGGTAGCTCAGTCGGTAGAGCACGGCACTTTTAATGCTGGGGTCGCGAGTTCAAATCTCGCCCGGCTCACCAAACGTTCCATTCGTGGAGGTAAATTTAAACAAAGCGCGTCAGATCGTTGAGGTTTTGCTGGTTCGCCTGGGGCTGGCCGTTTTGCCGCTCTGGCCGCGGCGGATGATTCTGGCCGGCGCGCGCCTGGCGGGAACAATCGCCTACCATTGCGCATCCGGCCAGCGCCGGTTGACCATGGCGAACCTGGAAATCGCCTTTGGGCCGCGGAAATCAAAGGATGAGAAAAAACGGATTGCCGTCCGGTCATTTCAAAACATGGCGCTGGTCTTTCTTGATTTTTTCTGGTTTGCCCGCAATACCCGCGCGCGCGTCAGAAAATATGTCAGGATGGACGCTTCGGTTCCCGCTTATTTCCCGCAGTCGCCGCCGACCATAGGGGTAACGGCGCATTTCGGCAACTGGGAGTTGATGTCGCGCGCTTTCACGGCGCACGGTTATTTGCACGCGGCGATTGTGGCGCCGTTGTCCAACCCGGCCGTGGATGTAATGTTCAATAAATTCCGGGCGGCCGGCGACGCAGAAATTATCCCCATACGCGGGGCGGTGCGCGGCTCCCTGCGGGCCATTCGCCGCGGTCTGCACCTGGCCATCTTGCTTGATCAGAACACCAAGCCGGAGAATGGCGGGGTTTTTGTTGATTTTTTCGGCCTGCCGTGTCCGATTTCCACGATTGCGGCGGTTCTGGTGGAAAGGAAAAAGGTGCCGATTCTACCGGTGTTCTGCCGGGCGCAATGGGACGGGCACTATACTTTCTATGCTTTTCCGCAGTTCAAAACCGATCTTTTGCGCGAGGCGGGCCCTGATTTTGCAAAGCAGTTGACCCAGCAGATTGCCGCCTCCTTTCAGCGGGAAATAGAGAAACATCCGGAACAATGGATGTGGATGTACAAACGCTGGAAATATATCAACCCGGGCAGTCCGGCGGATGCGTATCCGTATTATGCCAAACCGTTACGGAACCTTGCATCCGGCGCCGCCGGCCGGCGCGCGCAAGAAATTTGAACATTTATTGTTAGTTGCCATTCTATAGAAAAAGGCTATTATCCCAACAGGCCGAAAGGGGTGCGCCGATGTTTTGCCGCCTCCGGACGGAGCGCCATGGACAAAACGCAAAAAAAAGCGGTTAGCATAGAAGCCGAACACGTATCCCAGCTTACTTGCGCCGGGTGCCAGAAGATACTTGACGTTTCGCACCTGGAGCCGTTTGTCAAAATCCAATGTCCGCAATGCGGCATTGAACAGATTGTGCCGGCAAAGTTTGCGTCCTTCCTCTTGATCAAACAGCTTGGCGCCGGCGGCATGGGCGTCATTTACCAGGCAATGGACCGCGAGCTTGGCCGGCAGGTTGCCCTGAAAGTGATGAAAAAGGACCTGGGCGACAATCTTGAATTCGTCCAGGCCTTCAAACATGAAGCCCAGGCGGCCGCGGCCTTAAACCATCGCAACGTGGTGCAGATCTATTCCTTCGGCCAGCACAACGGCCAGCCTTATATTGTCATGGAACTGGTTGACGGCGGCAAACTTGACGATCTGATCGCCGCCGGCCCGGTTGACGAATTAAAGGCGCTGGCGATACACCTGGAAGTTACGGAAGGCTTAATGGCCGCCAGCGGGGTCGGGCTGGTGCATGGCGACGTGAAGCCGGCGAATGTTCTTTTCAATAAAAGCGGCGAGGCCAAGGTGGTGGATTTTGGCCTGGCCAGTTATATCAGCGAACAGCGGCACGGCCAGCCGGTCTGGGGCACGCCTTATTACATCGCGCCGGAAAAGGCGCGCGGGAAAAAGGTGGATTTTCGCTCTGACATTTACAGCCTCGGAGCAACCCTCTTTCATATGCTGACCGGCAAGCCGCCCTTTGACGGCCCGACTTCCAACGATGTGGTCGCGGCGCGCCTCAATCAGCCGGCGCCGGATATCCTTTCAATAAATCCCAATCTGCACCCGGCGACCGCGAAAATGATCGCGCGCATGCTGGAAGCCGAGCCGGCCATGCGTTATCCATCCTACCCCGCCCTGCTGATTGACATGCGCAATGCGTTCAAGGCGGCCGAGAAACCGCTTGCCAGACAAAGCCATATTTCGCCTATACCGATAAAGGTTTCTGAAACAAAAATAAAAGCCTGGCTGCGCAAATTGAACTGGAAAACGGCGGCGGGCGCGGCCGCCGGCGTGATTTTAATCGCCCTGGGGGTGCTCGGCTGGTTTTACAACAACCAGAAACAGGAGCGGCTTAAACAGGAAGCGGCCGAGCGCCAATTGCTGGAGCAGTCCCGGGCAGAGGGCCGGGCAACCTGGGAAAGGATTCTCAACCTGAAAAGAATCATCGCCGAAACCGGGACCAATATCCTGCCGCTCGCAGAAAGGGCCGACCGGATGGCGGAATCGGCGCAACGCGTTGACGATGCAACCGCCCGCATCATGGATGAAACCGACAAGGCAAAAGAATGGCTCAATGAATCCGATGACATCTGGGCCCGGGCCGGCGCCGCGTTTGGCCGGCTGGAGGTTGCCACCAACAGCCAGTCCGCCCTCCAGTTCTCCGGCCGGATTAAAAAAGATTTTGACGAATTAATCGGCATATACGGAGCGATGCAGGAATCCGGCGAACTGGCCGGGGAGGTATTGGCCGAGGCCGCCGCCCAACATAAGAAGGCGATGGAGGAAATCAAACGGAAAAAAGCTGAACAGGTGAAGGCAGAAGCCCTCCGGCGCAAGCTGGAGTCAGAAAAAACAACGGCCAGAAAAAAAGAGGAAGAATTGAAAAAAATGCGGCCGGCAATCATTCAGCGCGAGCTTGACTTCCTGGAAAGGGCGCGCGGCGCCAATGCGCTTTTAATCGGCCGGCATAAATTCAGCGAAGCCCAAAGCTCCCTGGCTTCCATCCGGCCGAAAATGACGCTGGATGAAACCAGGGCCGCTCTGGACAATCTGGAAGAAACATACTCTGAAATTGCAAAACTGAAAAGCTGGCTGATCAATGCGATCAATCGCGCCCCGGCCAGGAATTGCTGGCTTATGGGGCAAACCGCCCGCGATATTGTCCGGGCCAACGGCGAAAACAGCATTACCGTGGCGCTGGGACCGGCGGGCAGCACCGTCATTCCCTGGGAAGCGATCGCCGTTCCCCAGATCGCGCGCATCGTCAATTATTATATTGAGTCCCTGGGTCTTTCCGGGCCGCAGCGCGCGATCATATTGAAACAGATGGCGCTGTTTTGCTATGAAAACGGCGTATTTAAAACCGCGGAGTTATACGCCCAAGCCGCCTATAAAACCAACCCGGATATACTGGCGGATTTAAACCGCCTTATGCCGGACATCGTATCGCCTTGATATTTTAAACAAGCGGCTGAGAAGCAATGAATTCATTGGAAGAAACATCCGAGTTGCGTCCGGATTTCAACAAACTGGCCGGCTTGTCCGGCGTTCTGCCGGTGGCGGTGCAGAATATCAACACCGGCGAGGTGATCCTGCTGGCCTATACCAACCAGGAGGCCTTTTTCATGGCCCTGCGCAAACGCAGTTTGATCCTCTGGAGCACTTCACGCAATGCATTATGGGAAAAAGGAAGCACCTCCGGCGAAACATTTGAGCTGGCGGAGGCTTATATCAATTGCGAACAGAATTCCCTTTTATACCGGGTGCGCCCGCGCCGCGGGGGCATCTGCCACACCCGGAATAAGGCCGGCCGGCCGCGCAACTGTTTCTACCGGCGCATTAATCCCGACACCCTCCGTCTGGAAAATATTGACCCCTGAAAAATGCGCCTCACGTTTCGCCCCCGGGCGTTTCCTTTTTCGCCGCCGCGGGCCGCGGCGTGAAACGCGCGCAGGAATCGGTGGCCTCAACTTCCTCATGTCGCAGGGCGCAACGCTGCGCGAACGGATTGACGACGTAATGGGCGCAATGACGGCAGAGCCGCGCGGCTTCGTCCGGCTTAAAAATTTTTGGCCGGCCCTCCAGTTCGCTCCGGTCAAACAAATCAGAGTTTTTTTTCGTTTTGAACGGCACCTCCGCCTCGCTGGCGAAAGCGTGTCCGCACGCGGAACAGGCGAGATTGTCGCCGGCGCGCCGGAAACCTTCGTAACGCGGGGTCCGCCTTAAAATTGCTTCCTGTCCGCAGAACGGGCAGAGGATTTCAATTGGGTTGCGTCCGCTCATGACTGCCAATGATAAAACAAACCCCGGCGGCAAATCAAGACTTGTTCAATCCCGATTTCCCGGTATATTTCAAGGGCGATGGAATATTTATTGGCAGTTATCTTGGCAATCGGCGTGATTATCGTTATCCTGCTGGCCAGGTTGTTTTTTGCGCGCGGCGGAAAAACTCCGGACGCGAACGTCCAGGCGCTGGGTCTTTTGCAGAATCAGATCAGCGCGGGCACGGCGGAAACAGCGCGCAAGTTTGACGGCTTGCAGCGCAGTCTGCAGGAGGACATCCGCCGCCTCAATGAAATCGTTGAACGCCGCCTGACCGATACCGGCCGCAGCATGGGCGAGCGGTTGGACAACTCTTCCAGGGTAATCAGCGACGTCCGCCAGCAGCTCGGCCGGATGGACGAGGCTTCCCGGCGCATTTTTGAGGTCGGCCGCGAAATTTCCGAACTGCAACAGACACTCCAGTCGCCGAAATTGCGCGGATCAATGGGCGAATACCTGCTCAGCGAGCTGTTGGCCCAGGTCCTGCCGGAAAAGAGTTATGAAAACCAGCACCGGTTTCAAAACGGCGAAACCGCGGACGCCGTCATCAAGCTGTCTTCCGGCATTATCCCGATTGACGCCAAATTCCCGCTGGAAAATTTCAAGCGCATTCTGTCTGCCGGCGATGACGGCGAAACCAGCGCCGCCGGGCGGGCGTTCGCGCGCGACGTAAAAAAACATATTGACGCCATCGCCCAGAAATACATCCGCACCGACGAGGGCACGTTTGACTTTGCCATGATGTATATTCCCGCCGAATCGGTTTTCTACGAAATAATCGCGAGGAATGAATGGAACCCCGGCGAGCCGCTGCTCCAGTACGCCCTCGCCAAACGCGTTATTCCGGTTTCACCGAATTCGTTTTATGCCTATCTCCAGACCATCCTGCTGGGATTGCGGGGCATGCGCGTTGAAGAAAATGCGCGGGAGATTATTAACGGCATCCTGCGTTTGCAAAAGGAACTGGAGGTGTTTGCCGGGGATTTTGAGCTGGTGGGCACGCACCTTAACAATTCGCTTAAAAAATACGCCGACGCCGCCCGGCGGTTTGACCGGCTCGGTTTGAAAATGGAACAGCTCACCGGCCTTTCCCAAACGGCGGAAGACAATGTCATTCCTTCCCTGCCGCCCCAATCCGGCGCGGCCAAATAAATATTTCCGGGGAAACAGCCTGTGGTGCACACATGAAAAAAAACAGTTAAAAAACTTTTCTTTTCCGATTCCGGGCGTAATCTGCTTTGCTTGGAGCGGATTTTGACCGTAGCCGAAAGAATTATCCCGCAAAGAACGCTGATTTGAAAAAAAACTTTGCGAACTTGGCGGGCAATAAATTCATCGGCGTTGGCAGCCGTGTTTAACATTTGAGGCACTAAAGACAAGGAATCATACCGGCAGGAGGCGTTTAATATGGCGGGAATATTCAAGGCATACGATATCCGCGGCATCGCGGGCAAGGATCTGACGGAGGAAATCGCCTTTAAAATCGGCCGGGCGTTTGTAACCTATCTGAATTGCCGTAAAGTCGTTGTCGGGCGGGATATGCGGCCCCATTCCCTCCCGCTCTTTGAGGCCCTTGTCCGGGGATTGACCATGCAGGGCGCCGACATCATATCGCTCGGGGTTTGTTCCACCCCCATGTCCTATTTCGCCAACGGCCGCCTCGGCGCGGAGGCGGGCATCATGATCACCGCCTCGCACAATCCGGCCGAATGGAACGGATTCAAGCTCTGCCGGGCCCGGGCCGTGCCGATCAGCGGCCAGACCGGCATCGGCGACATTGAAAGAATGGTTCTGGCCGGGCAATTCAAGCCCGCCGCCCCTGCGCCGGGCGCGGTCATCCAGTATGATATTTTATCCGAATACACCGCCCACGTCCATACGCTTGCCAAACTGGAACGCCCCATAAAAATAGCGGCCGATTTCGCCAACGCCGTGGGCGCCATTGAAGCCCGGGCGCTGGAAGAACTGATGGATATTGATCCGCTCTATGCCGATCTGGACGGATCTTTTCCAAACCACGAGGCCAACCCCCTCAAGACCGAAACGCTCGCCGCGCTCCAGGATAAGGTTAAATCGGGCCAATACGATTTCGGCGCCGCGTTTGACGGCGACGCCGACCGGGTCGGCTTTGTGGATGAAGCCGGGGTCATTGTCCCCATGGACCTGATTACGGCCCTTATCGCCCAGAGCGTATTGAAAAAGGAAAAGGGAAAAATCCTCTACGATTTGCGGAGCAGCTGGACGGTCAAGGAATTGATTGAGGAAAACGGCGGCACGCCGCAGATGTGCCGGGTCGGCCACGCCTTCATCAAGCGGCAAATGCGCGACGCCAAGGCGGTTTTTGCCGGCGAACTGTCCGGGCATTACTATTTCCGCGACAACTACTATACCGAAAGCTCGGCTATGGCCGTGCTGTTCATCGCCAATTTGATCAGCCAGTCGGGAAAACCGCTCTCGGCTCTGGTGGCGCCTCTGCGGCGGTATTTCAAAAGCCCGGAAATCAACTCGGAAGTCGGAAATCCCGCCGAGGTTTTCAACCGTCTGCGCCAAGCTTACGGCTCCGGCAAAATGTTTGAGCTGGACGGACTCAGCGTTGAGTTTGACGACTGGTGGTTCAACGTGCGGGCTTCCAATACAGAACCGTTTGTGCGCCTGAACCTGGAGGCCCGCAGTCAGGAATTGCTCCGCGGACGGCAAGAGGAGCTTCTGAAAATTATCAGGGAATGAGCATACCGGAGCGCCGCTCCGGCGGGAAACTTCCAACATGCAACGCTAGCCACCTTCAACTTATGAATTCGCCCCTCATTGAGCGCGTTATCACCCGGCATACCGCGCGTTTCGGCGCCCCCCCCCGGTCCGTTGCCTACGGTCCCGGGCGCATTGAAGTCCTCGGCAACCATACCGACTATAACGAAGGCTTTGTAATTTCCGCCGCGATTGACGAGGGGGTTTGCGCGGCGGTTTCGGGCGGCGAACAGAAACATTGCGTTCTTGCGGCCCTTGATCCGGGCGAAACCGCCGAATTTGACCTGCCCGTGGAAAAGCCGTTGAAAAGTCCGCATTGGGCAAATTACATTGCCGGCGTGGTCAACCAGCTCGGTGGGGAAGGAAAGATTGAAAAAGGTTTTAATCTTATTTTTTCCGGCAATCTGCCGGCCGGTGCCGGGCTTTCCAGCTCGGCGGCGCTGGAGGTGGCCGCCGCGCTGGCGTTGATTGATTTTTACGGGTTGCAGCCGCCGCAAATGCGGATTGCAGAACTATGCCAGCAGGCTGAAAATGAGTTCACCGGAGCGCGTTGCGGACTGCTTGACCAGATATCAAGCTTGTTCGGCGCGGAACGATCGCTGATTTTCACCGATTTCAGAACGCTTGCCGTGGAAACCGTGCCGGTTGACAAAAATATCTGCTTTCTCATGGTCAACACGGGCGTTAAGCACAGCCTGGCGGCCTCGGCCTATAACGAACGGCGCGCCGCGTGCGAACGGGCGGCGCTTTTCTTTGCTTCAGTCCTGGATCATCCGGTAAAAGCTCTGCGAGATGTGTCACCGGAGGAATTGAAAAAACATTGTAAAAGTCTTGATCCGGTTGTTGCCAGAAGGGCGGCGCATATTGTCGGCGAAAATGCGCGGGTTGTGCAGGCCCGGCGGTTTCTGCAAGCCGGCGATATGAAAAAATTCGGAAAACTCATGTTTGCGTCGC
The DNA window shown above is from Kiritimatiellia bacterium and carries:
- a CDS encoding polysaccharide deacetylase family protein, which codes for MSMRNTVLFLIAAGLLAAAGCRPTFAPVKQVLAPGETAHFVPNKHKMIALTFDDGPNGAATEQILNALRESSVKASFFILGANAERHPQLARRIAAEGHLIGNHTQRHSRFDLITKAEIEKDIADGNKTIEMITGVRPRWFRPPFGINGRGLAEACRRHGLRIAGWSLDANDWNPHPVEELVDAIVSRTVAGDIILLHDGWETNPGADRRRTAAAASLILDKLKAAGFVFVTLPELLRHAGPPAAVFENGVCLLGMQVPRDGIYAGDRFAARYFWDVPANYRADAPKAFVHFSRPGQSFLFQDDHFLHPPGDVRDLVVRNIIHVPGNAPAGRYEINIGLFYPDKPEGRNRLKARSGFPQSKRAVHMPTALNIAPAEHKPNQGP
- a CDS encoding glycosyltransferase family 2 protein, which translates into the protein MADPEHKDAEKTVSVAIVNFNGRATLPAVLESIFAQKSIRLDEVRLLDNNSGDGSVEFVRSAFPTVDVVRLAENRGPNPARNEGLRRAASDYVLVMDNDIVLAPDYVAGLMRAHALDPAAGAVTGQIRFQDRPDTVQYNGTYIHYAGEIMLNRRESAQPLRVGCVSAGAVLLDRRKVFLAGGFDEDFFIGWEDGDLTFRLALAGYPCYAVSRAVCFHIRRARNQKWARYQTRNRWWFIGKNYDARTFFLALPATLLLQVCAGLFFLFKGKFGAFCRGTWDALRSLPALMRKRKAVQSIKKVGDAFLLRGDRIDLPGGLGDSGPGRALNAAFSLLFRCYWLLIRPFLKKDIVPPIIPE
- a CDS encoding PfkB family carbohydrate kinase; its protein translation is MSVKPQIVIVGSLAYDDIATPFAARKNALGGSASFACAAASFFAKCGMVAVAGDDFSRVSMNTLKKAGIDLVGLQFARGKTFRWSGVYEEDFNNRRTLSTKLNVFASFMPELPETYKASPFVFLANIAPALQAHVMAQVDSPRFVMADTMDLWINTARADLLKLIKKVDLLLLNDSEARHLSGEKHLVAAARKLLKLGPRYLIIKKGEHGSMLASKSGFFLLSAFPVEKVVDPTGAGDAFAGGLIGWLAAHRDVSDSALRRAMIYGTIAASFAVESFSVDKLVSATRSGLRRRAAEFMSLIRV
- the thyX gene encoding FAD-dependent thymidylate synthase, coding for METKKHEMPVQGGLVKIELLAVTPRAEEVIEFAGRVCYRSAEKRAPGSAAKLIAKLIAMGHESPLEHAFATFHILGCSRAMTHQLVRHRLMSVSQQSQRYVDEKTFSCVIPPAVPDGQRAEFQADMESIRAMYVKWRAHGLKKEDARFVLPNACASEIVISANFREFRHIFAVRCAPQAQWEIRRACAAMLRELYRHAPSVFQDQLGLLETKNQE
- a CDS encoding protein kinase → MDKTQKKAVSIEAEHVSQLTCAGCQKILDVSHLEPFVKIQCPQCGIEQIVPAKFASFLLIKQLGAGGMGVIYQAMDRELGRQVALKVMKKDLGDNLEFVQAFKHEAQAAAALNHRNVVQIYSFGQHNGQPYIVMELVDGGKLDDLIAAGPVDELKALAIHLEVTEGLMAASGVGLVHGDVKPANVLFNKSGEAKVVDFGLASYISEQRHGQPVWGTPYYIAPEKARGKKVDFRSDIYSLGATLFHMLTGKPPFDGPTSNDVVAARLNQPAPDILSINPNLHPATAKMIARMLEAEPAMRYPSYPALLIDMRNAFKAAEKPLARQSHISPIPIKVSETKIKAWLRKLNWKTAAGAAAGVILIALGVLGWFYNNQKQERLKQEAAERQLLEQSRAEGRATWERILNLKRIIAETGTNILPLAERADRMAESAQRVDDATARIMDETDKAKEWLNESDDIWARAGAAFGRLEVATNSQSALQFSGRIKKDFDELIGIYGAMQESGELAGEVLAEAAAQHKKAMEEIKRKKAEQVKAEALRRKLESEKTTARKKEEELKKMRPAIIQRELDFLERARGANALLIGRHKFSEAQSSLASIRPKMTLDETRAALDNLEETYSEIAKLKSWLINAINRAPARNCWLMGQTARDIVRANGENSITVALGPAGSTVIPWEAIAVPQIARIVNYYIESLGLSGPQRAIILKQMALFCYENGVFKTAELYAQAAYKTNPDILADLNRLMPDIVSP
- a CDS encoding phosphoribosyl-AMP cyclohydrolase, which encodes MNSLEETSELRPDFNKLAGLSGVLPVAVQNINTGEVILLAYTNQEAFFMALRKRSLILWSTSRNALWEKGSTSGETFELAEAYINCEQNSLLYRVRPRRGGICHTRNKAGRPRNCFYRRINPDTLRLENIDP
- a CDS encoding DNA recombination protein RmuC, coding for MAVILAIGVIIVILLARLFFARGGKTPDANVQALGLLQNQISAGTAETARKFDGLQRSLQEDIRRLNEIVERRLTDTGRSMGERLDNSSRVISDVRQQLGRMDEASRRIFEVGREISELQQTLQSPKLRGSMGEYLLSELLAQVLPEKSYENQHRFQNGETADAVIKLSSGIIPIDAKFPLENFKRILSAGDDGETSAAGRAFARDVKKHIDAIAQKYIRTDEGTFDFAMMYIPAESVFYEIIARNEWNPGEPLLQYALAKRVIPVSPNSFYAYLQTILLGLRGMRVEENAREIINGILRLQKELEVFAGDFELVGTHLNNSLKKYADAARRFDRLGLKMEQLTGLSQTAEDNVIPSLPPQSGAAK
- a CDS encoding phosphomannomutase/phosphoglucomutase, translating into MAGIFKAYDIRGIAGKDLTEEIAFKIGRAFVTYLNCRKVVVGRDMRPHSLPLFEALVRGLTMQGADIISLGVCSTPMSYFANGRLGAEAGIMITASHNPAEWNGFKLCRARAVPISGQTGIGDIERMVLAGQFKPAAPAPGAVIQYDILSEYTAHVHTLAKLERPIKIAADFANAVGAIEARALEELMDIDPLYADLDGSFPNHEANPLKTETLAALQDKVKSGQYDFGAAFDGDADRVGFVDEAGVIVPMDLITALIAQSVLKKEKGKILYDLRSSWTVKELIEENGGTPQMCRVGHAFIKRQMRDAKAVFAGELSGHYYFRDNYYTESSAMAVLFIANLISQSGKPLSALVAPLRRYFKSPEINSEVGNPAEVFNRLRQAYGSGKMFELDGLSVEFDDWWFNVRASNTEPFVRLNLEARSQELLRGRQEELLKIIRE